One part of the Thermococcus litoralis DSM 5473 genome encodes these proteins:
- the hypD gene encoding trans-4-hydroxy-L-proline dehydratase produces the protein MSEVVTCCVDVKEKIEKELERRRSSIRPINERVAKLREESVNTEVRISSERARLITEFYKSDLPKGKSIPVQRALAFKYLLEHCSLPVEDGQLIVGIRGTGVKEVPTYPEITVHSIEDLEILNSRENMPYRVDEETKELYEREIIPFWKGRAMRDIIFENLPQEWIDAYEAGVWTEFMEQRAPGHTAGGERIFKMGVLDIKEEIRRKMEELDPSDPEYYEKMEELKAMDIVADAILIYARRYAEKLEKMAEEETDPKRKEELKQMAEICRWVPAHPPRTFWEALQHYWFIHVGVTYETNPWDSFNPGRIDQHLYPFYKKDIEEGRLTREKAKELLQCFWLKFNNQPAVPKVGVTAEESFTYNDFSKLNVGGLKEDGSDGVNELSYLILEVLSEMRTLQPNTAVLVSEKNPDRFLIEALKVVGPGFGEPPFFNFDGVIVKMLRQGKSLEDARTSGVSGCVESGAFGKEAYILTGYFNLPKILEITLNNGVDPRTGKKIGLETGDPRNFKSFEELWEAFMKQIKHFMDIKMKGNDIIETLYAKYLPVPFMSLWIEDCVEKAKDYNCGGARYNTQYIQVVGLGTIADSLAAIKYHIFDKKTFTMEELLEALKNNWKGYELMREILRNPDKTPKFGNDDDYVDEIAKRVVDEVVDLIESYPPSPVRKASKRAYFLPTTVHVYFGKVTGATPDGREAGFPVSEGVSPVQGMDRKGIAAVFRSVTKCDWDKTGGALLNQKLTPDLFDSEENLKKLAQLIRTFFRLGGHHVQFNVVSAELLREAQRNPQDFQDLMVRVAGYSDYFVNLPKGLQEEIIRRTEHKEL, from the coding sequence ATGAGTGAGGTCGTTACTTGTTGTGTTGATGTTAAGGAGAAAATAGAAAAAGAGTTAGAAAGGCGCAGAAGTTCTATAAGGCCCATAAACGAGAGGGTCGCTAAACTCAGAGAAGAGAGCGTGAACACTGAGGTGAGAATCTCTTCTGAGAGGGCGAGGCTGATAACCGAGTTCTACAAGAGTGATTTACCCAAAGGAAAATCAATTCCCGTTCAAAGAGCTCTCGCATTTAAATACCTCCTTGAACACTGTAGCCTACCCGTTGAAGACGGGCAGCTCATCGTCGGGATTAGGGGCACTGGCGTTAAAGAGGTTCCAACTTATCCCGAAATCACGGTTCACAGCATAGAGGATCTTGAAATTTTGAACTCAAGGGAGAATATGCCATACAGGGTTGATGAGGAGACTAAAGAACTCTACGAGAGGGAGATAATCCCCTTCTGGAAAGGAAGGGCGATGAGGGACATAATTTTCGAGAACCTACCCCAGGAGTGGATCGACGCTTACGAAGCCGGCGTCTGGACAGAGTTCATGGAGCAGAGGGCTCCGGGACACACTGCGGGTGGCGAGAGAATTTTCAAGATGGGCGTTCTCGACATCAAAGAGGAGATCAGGAGGAAGATGGAGGAACTCGACCCGAGCGACCCTGAGTATTACGAGAAGATGGAAGAGCTTAAGGCAATGGACATCGTTGCAGATGCGATTTTAATCTACGCCCGTAGGTACGCTGAAAAGCTGGAGAAAATGGCGGAGGAGGAGACCGACCCCAAGAGAAAAGAAGAGCTGAAGCAGATGGCAGAGATATGCAGGTGGGTGCCCGCTCATCCCCCCAGAACCTTCTGGGAGGCCTTACAGCACTACTGGTTCATACACGTGGGAGTCACCTATGAGACCAACCCGTGGGACTCATTCAACCCCGGCAGGATAGACCAGCACCTCTACCCCTTCTACAAGAAGGACATAGAGGAGGGAAGGCTTACGAGGGAGAAAGCGAAGGAGCTCCTCCAGTGCTTCTGGCTCAAGTTCAACAACCAGCCTGCCGTTCCGAAGGTTGGGGTGACTGCAGAGGAGAGCTTCACATACAACGACTTCTCAAAGCTCAACGTTGGCGGACTGAAGGAAGACGGCTCCGATGGAGTTAATGAGCTCTCCTATTTGATTCTCGAAGTCCTCAGTGAAATGAGGACTTTGCAACCAAACACCGCCGTGCTGGTGAGCGAGAAAAATCCTGACCGCTTCCTCATTGAAGCCCTGAAGGTAGTTGGACCAGGATTCGGCGAGCCGCCGTTCTTCAACTTCGACGGCGTCATAGTGAAGATGCTCAGGCAGGGTAAGAGCCTTGAGGATGCGAGAACTTCGGGAGTGAGCGGCTGCGTGGAGAGCGGAGCCTTCGGGAAGGAAGCCTACATACTCACCGGCTACTTCAACCTGCCAAAAATCCTCGAGATAACCCTCAACAACGGCGTTGATCCAAGAACTGGCAAAAAGATTGGCCTTGAGACCGGCGACCCGAGGAACTTCAAGAGCTTTGAGGAGCTCTGGGAGGCCTTCATGAAGCAGATAAAACACTTCATGGACATAAAGATGAAAGGCAACGACATAATTGAGACCCTCTACGCAAAGTATCTGCCGGTGCCATTCATGTCTCTGTGGATAGAGGACTGCGTTGAGAAGGCTAAGGACTACAACTGCGGGGGAGCTAGATACAACACTCAATACATTCAGGTAGTTGGGCTAGGAACTATAGCAGACAGCTTAGCCGCAATAAAGTACCACATCTTTGATAAGAAGACGTTCACGATGGAAGAGCTTCTTGAGGCATTAAAGAACAACTGGAAGGGTTATGAACTTATGAGGGAAATACTCCGCAACCCCGATAAAACTCCCAAGTTTGGAAACGATGATGACTACGTCGACGAGATAGCCAAGAGAGTCGTGGATGAGGTTGTTGACCTCATCGAGAGCTATCCACCTTCTCCGGTTAGGAAAGCATCAAAGAGGGCTTACTTCCTCCCGACGACTGTTCACGTTTACTTTGGAAAAGTTACCGGAGCAACGCCCGATGGAAGGGAGGCAGGCTTTCCAGTCTCTGAGGGAGTTTCTCCAGTTCAAGGTATGGATAGAAAAGGAATTGCTGCTGTATTTAGGAGCGTTACCAAGTGCGACTGGGACAAGACGGGAGGGGCATTGCTAAACCAGAAGCTTACTCCAGATTTGTTTGATAGTGAAGAGAACCTCAAGAAATTGGCACAACTAATAAGGACGTTCTTTAGACTTGGTGGCCACCATGTGCAGTTCAACGTTGTGAGTGCTGAGCTCCTTAGGGAGGCTCAAAGAAACCCTCAAGACTTTCAGGATTTAATGGTTAGAGTGGCAGGTTATAGTGACTACTTCGTAAACCTGCCCAAAGGGCTACAAGAGGAGATAATAAGGAGGACAGAGCACAAAGAACTCTAA
- a CDS encoding proline racemase family protein — MFKKLENLEKWEPPKDWMVIKTLDTHTAGEPLRIILSGFPEIPGKTILEKRRYLMENLDHLRKALMWEPRGHADMYGAIITEPVSEEADFGVIFMHNEGYSTMCGHATIALGKVAVECGLVEAKEPITEIKMDSPAGLIKIYVKVRDGKVEKVYFHNVPSFVLFKDETINVPGIGEVKYDLAYGGAFYAFVNAEEIGLKCTPEYYRQLIDVGMKIKRAIMSEKEIRHPFEEDLSFLYGTIFIGEPEDENSHSRHVCIFADGEVDRSPTGTGVSARLAILYEKGEIDIGEEITIESIIGTKFTGKVVEETRYGLYRAIIPEVGGNAYIVAKNTFLIDPQDPLKYGFFLR, encoded by the coding sequence ATGTTCAAAAAACTTGAGAACTTAGAGAAATGGGAACCCCCAAAAGATTGGATGGTAATTAAAACTCTCGATACTCACACTGCTGGAGAACCACTAAGGATAATCTTAAGCGGTTTCCCAGAGATTCCCGGAAAAACAATACTAGAAAAGAGGCGCTATCTCATGGAAAACCTAGATCACCTTAGAAAAGCCCTAATGTGGGAGCCAAGAGGACATGCAGATATGTATGGGGCAATAATAACGGAACCTGTTAGTGAAGAAGCAGACTTCGGCGTAATATTCATGCACAACGAAGGTTATAGTACAATGTGTGGTCATGCGACCATAGCCCTTGGAAAAGTTGCTGTGGAGTGCGGGCTTGTTGAAGCTAAAGAACCAATAACCGAGATAAAGATGGACAGCCCAGCTGGTCTAATCAAGATTTACGTTAAGGTTAGGGATGGAAAAGTGGAGAAAGTTTACTTCCACAACGTGCCATCTTTTGTTCTTTTCAAAGATGAAACTATCAACGTTCCAGGAATAGGGGAAGTTAAATACGATCTTGCCTATGGGGGAGCGTTCTACGCATTCGTGAATGCTGAAGAGATTGGATTAAAGTGCACTCCAGAATATTACAGGCAACTCATTGACGTCGGCATGAAAATTAAAAGAGCTATAATGTCCGAAAAAGAAATAAGGCACCCATTTGAGGAGGATTTAAGCTTTCTGTATGGGACGATATTCATAGGAGAGCCGGAAGATGAGAACTCTCACAGCAGGCATGTTTGCATATTCGCCGATGGTGAAGTTGATAGAAGTCCAACGGGAACCGGCGTAAGTGCAAGGCTTGCAATCCTCTATGAAAAAGGAGAAATCGACATAGGAGAAGAGATAACAATCGAGAGCATAATCGGCACAAAGTTCACCGGAAAAGTTGTTGAAGAGACAAGATACGGCCTTTACAGGGCAATAATCCCTGAAGTTGGAGGAAACGCCTACATAGTGGCTAAGAATACCTTTTTAATCGACCCCCAAGATCCACTCAAGTACGGATTTTTCTTAAGATGA
- a CDS encoding glycyl-radical enzyme activating protein, translating into MMVKGIIFDIKRYAIHDGPGIRTTIFMKGCPLRCWWCHNPEGISPKPDIMYFSFKCIHCHTCVKACPENAVSFDENEIQHIDREKCTGCGICAELCPTNALRLVGKVVTVDELIREIEKDIKFHDSSDGGVTFSGGEPLFQPEFLEDILKECKKRYIHTTVDTSGYAPTRILEKILSYTDLFLYDLKLFDEKEHIKYTGVPNELIKKNLIFLVEKKANVILRFPVIPGITDTEWNVKGWARFLSELDLSSIQEIDLLPYHDVGEKFNRLGREYKMEVHHAPSDETLKWIKEEFKGLGLKVKIGG; encoded by the coding sequence ATGATGGTCAAGGGTATAATCTTTGACATAAAGCGCTATGCAATCCATGACGGCCCGGGAATCAGAACTACAATCTTTATGAAGGGCTGTCCGCTGAGGTGCTGGTGGTGTCACAACCCAGAGGGGATATCCCCAAAGCCGGATATCATGTACTTCAGCTTTAAGTGCATCCACTGCCACACCTGCGTTAAGGCTTGTCCCGAAAATGCGGTTAGCTTCGATGAAAATGAGATTCAACATATCGATAGAGAAAAGTGCACAGGTTGTGGGATTTGTGCAGAGCTTTGCCCAACGAATGCCCTAAGGCTTGTGGGCAAAGTTGTTACTGTGGATGAGCTCATTCGCGAGATTGAAAAGGACATTAAGTTCCATGACAGCTCCGATGGGGGAGTAACGTTCTCTGGTGGAGAACCTCTTTTCCAGCCAGAATTCTTGGAAGATATCCTCAAGGAGTGCAAGAAGAGGTACATTCATACAACAGTCGATACCTCTGGATACGCCCCAACAAGAATTTTGGAGAAGATACTCTCTTACACAGACCTCTTCCTATATGACCTGAAACTTTTTGATGAAAAAGAACACATCAAATATACTGGAGTTCCAAATGAATTGATAAAGAAAAACTTAATTTTCCTTGTTGAAAAGAAAGCTAACGTAATCCTAAGGTTTCCAGTTATCCCGGGAATAACAGACACAGAATGGAACGTAAAAGGTTGGGCAAGATTCCTTTCAGAGCTTGACTTAAGTTCTATTCAGGAGATAGATCTGCTGCCATACCATGATGTTGGAGAAAAGTTCAACCGCTTGGGAAGGGAATACAAAATGGAAGTTCACCACGCGCCATCTGACGAAACATTAAAATGGATCAAGGAAGAATTTAAAGGCTTAGGGCTCAAAGTCAAAATCGGTGGGTAG
- a CDS encoding amylo-alpha-1,6-glucosidase — translation MRKVLSNGHSYAVLKERELTVDFYAYGTLFVENLRLSLGANLTPISVSISRNLVTILYYGDRVWLTREILVNNGSYEERCLFVNRGNSEVTIEGKYDFSTPFSDILERDYPQFTLKRNFVRVRDKYVYRGIDGRVRGLEVVGEKFKFTLNENETLETKFLARAFVKGTFRIPTFKSADISFKMKCFDNERYQQVYLMAINDLKSLIVSIGGYPFPLAGLPDFGAVFGRDSIWTAFFLLDEYPEIAKGVLMTLSKLQGRTFNEKTEEEPGRIPHEFRFGELCQAGVIPFNPYYGSVDSTPLYVALAGEYLRKTQDNETIGEIKENLTNAVEWILRRLEEGEGYIRYNKTPLGLENQGWKDWKNSIPDETGRQVRHPVAVVEVQGYAYWALKQAAELELTDLDEKMLNKVAEDLKKRFNRDFWTGEYYGIALDGENNPARVVSSNMGHLLITGIVPRDRRKGVVERLFRSYMFSGWGIRTLSSREAAYNPFSYHNGSVWPHDNAIIAIGLFELGFYEEVKKLSSLIEACYRLGKIPELFSGLERLSPIPYANSPQAWSAAGILKLLELLKEVGV, via the coding sequence ATGAGAAAAGTACTCTCAAATGGGCATTCATATGCTGTCTTAAAGGAACGAGAACTGACCGTTGACTTCTATGCATACGGTACACTCTTTGTTGAAAATTTGAGGCTTTCCTTAGGGGCTAACCTCACACCTATAAGTGTTTCCATCTCAAGAAATTTGGTCACGATTCTATATTATGGTGATAGAGTCTGGCTTACGCGAGAGATATTGGTGAACAATGGAAGTTATGAAGAGAGGTGCCTTTTTGTAAACAGGGGGAATAGCGAGGTCACCATAGAGGGAAAATACGATTTCTCAACTCCTTTTTCGGACATCCTCGAGAGGGACTATCCCCAATTTACGCTAAAGAGAAATTTTGTAAGAGTTCGGGATAAATACGTTTATAGAGGGATAGATGGCAGAGTTAGAGGGTTAGAAGTTGTTGGTGAGAAATTTAAGTTCACGCTAAATGAAAACGAGACTTTAGAAACCAAGTTCTTAGCTAGGGCCTTCGTGAAGGGAACTTTTAGGATTCCAACGTTTAAAAGTGCAGACATTTCATTTAAGATGAAGTGTTTTGATAACGAACGCTATCAGCAAGTGTATCTGATGGCAATTAATGACCTTAAAAGCCTAATTGTAAGCATTGGCGGTTATCCCTTCCCACTTGCAGGACTTCCAGATTTTGGAGCGGTTTTTGGGAGGGACTCCATATGGACCGCATTCTTTTTGCTCGATGAGTATCCAGAAATAGCAAAGGGAGTTCTAATGACTCTTTCTAAGCTCCAGGGAAGAACATTTAACGAGAAAACGGAAGAAGAGCCCGGTAGAATTCCCCACGAATTCAGATTTGGAGAGCTATGTCAAGCTGGAGTTATTCCATTCAACCCATACTATGGAAGTGTAGATTCAACTCCCTTGTACGTAGCTCTAGCTGGAGAGTACCTCAGAAAAACTCAAGATAATGAAACTATCGGGGAAATTAAGGAAAACCTAACCAATGCTGTGGAGTGGATATTGAGGCGTCTTGAGGAAGGTGAGGGCTATATAAGGTATAACAAAACTCCTCTCGGCCTTGAAAATCAAGGGTGGAAGGATTGGAAGAACAGCATACCCGATGAGACTGGAAGACAAGTGAGGCATCCTGTGGCAGTTGTGGAGGTACAAGGATATGCCTACTGGGCACTTAAGCAGGCAGCTGAGCTTGAATTGACGGATTTAGATGAAAAAATGCTCAATAAGGTAGCTGAAGATCTAAAGAAGAGGTTCAACAGAGATTTTTGGACTGGGGAGTATTACGGAATAGCCCTTGATGGGGAGAATAATCCTGCAAGAGTTGTGTCTTCAAACATGGGACATCTCTTAATAACTGGTATTGTGCCCAGGGATAGGAGAAAGGGAGTAGTGGAGAGGCTTTTTAGAAGTTATATGTTCTCAGGATGGGGCATAAGAACGCTGAGCTCAAGGGAAGCTGCATACAATCCTTTCAGCTATCATAATGGAAGTGTATGGCCTCATGATAATGCAATAATTGCGATTGGTCTTTTTGAATTAGGATTCTATGAGGAAGTTAAAAAGTTGTCATCTCTAATTGAAGCGTGCTATAGATTAGGAAAAATACCGGAGCTGTTTAGTGGTCTTGAAAGACTTTCACCAATTCCCTATGCGAACTCTCCTCAAGCTTGGAGCGCTGCGGGAATTTTAAAGCTCTTAGAACTTTTAAAGGAGGTAGGAGTATGA
- a CDS encoding glycoside hydrolase family 1 protein, with translation MKFLWGTSTAAYQIEGDNKWSDWWYWAEKGKLPKAGKACNHWELYREDIELMAKLGYNAYRFSIEWGRIFPEENRVNEDALVRYREIIELLLKKGIEPMVTLHHFTLPTWFALKGGFLRDENLKYWEKYVEAVADILKGVKLVSTTNEPMELVIEGYLTGNWPPFIRDPKKAFQVEKNLINAHSIAYEMLSGKYKVGIVKSMPSIKFPDGRIAEEVENLQTFYFFDAIFGGTLKTPFGELRVLESDLDYIGINYYTLHIVSPDKDPVVSLYEYEFDGYGRTQMGWRIYPKGIYEAIVKASRYERPMYITENGIATEDENERIDFIRAHISWVKRAIEEGFDVRGYFYWSFIDNYEWDKGFEPKFGLVAYDPLTWRRIPKKSAFALRELGVSDYLA, from the coding sequence ATGAAGTTTTTGTGGGGAACCTCGACTGCAGCTTATCAGATTGAAGGAGACAATAAATGGAGCGACTGGTGGTATTGGGCCGAAAAAGGAAAGCTTCCAAAGGCGGGAAAAGCCTGCAATCATTGGGAACTCTATAGGGAGGACATAGAACTTATGGCCAAGTTGGGATACAATGCCTATCGCTTCTCAATTGAATGGGGGAGGATATTTCCCGAGGAAAACAGAGTAAATGAAGATGCTCTAGTTAGGTATAGGGAGATAATAGAGTTGCTATTGAAAAAGGGAATAGAGCCAATGGTCACTCTCCACCACTTCACTCTCCCAACTTGGTTCGCTCTTAAGGGTGGCTTTCTAAGGGATGAGAACTTAAAATACTGGGAAAAGTACGTTGAGGCTGTTGCTGATATTTTGAAGGGGGTAAAATTAGTGAGCACTACAAACGAGCCCATGGAGCTGGTAATAGAGGGATATTTAACTGGGAATTGGCCTCCATTCATCAGAGATCCTAAAAAGGCTTTCCAAGTCGAAAAGAATCTAATAAACGCCCATTCAATTGCCTATGAAATGCTGAGTGGTAAGTACAAAGTTGGAATTGTCAAAAGCATGCCCTCAATAAAGTTCCCAGATGGGAGAATTGCCGAGGAAGTTGAGAATCTTCAGACGTTTTATTTCTTCGATGCAATATTTGGAGGAACATTAAAAACTCCTTTCGGAGAGCTAAGAGTTTTGGAGTCAGATCTTGACTATATCGGTATAAACTACTACACCCTTCACATAGTCTCTCCAGACAAGGATCCCGTTGTAAGTCTCTATGAGTATGAATTTGATGGATATGGAAGAACTCAAATGGGATGGAGGATATACCCAAAGGGCATCTACGAGGCAATTGTGAAGGCTTCAAGGTATGAAAGGCCAATGTATATTACCGAAAACGGAATTGCCACAGAAGATGAAAATGAAAGAATAGACTTCATAAGAGCCCATATCTCTTGGGTTAAGCGGGCTATAGAGGAAGGTTTTGACGTGAGGGGATACTTCTACTGGTCATTCATAGACAACTACGAATGGGATAAGGGCTTTGAGCCAAAATTTGGGCTTGTAGCTTATGATCCACTAACATGGAGAAGAATTCCAAAAAAGAGCGCTTTCGCATTACGGGAACTGGGAGTAAGTGATTACCTAGCATGA
- a CDS encoding OBG GTPase family GTP-binding protein: MPTNVTAEYLAAEEEYRQAKTIPEKIRALEKMYATVPKHKGTEKLRLQIKRKLAELRKELEKQQSQRKGGGYSFSVKKEGAAQIVLAGLPNVGKSSLLKVLAGVDVDVADYPFTTVEPIPGMMKHKDVQIQLVEVPGLIEGAALGKGMGTQLLSVIRNADAIAIVVDLSQDPIKQMEIILKEFERAGIKINKRKPKVEIKRMPMGGIVINGQDLIQGDISEVMKMLREEGIHSAEITVKEPVTLEEFSDALDESLVWRKAIIIANKGDAPGSKENYEKLVKAYGDRFKIVPVSAKKMANIETLKEELYELAGIIRVFTKSPGEEPAYPPIALKKGSTVLDVAERIHKDFAKNFKYARVWGKSAKFPGQRVGPDHVLEDGDIVEIHAR; this comes from the coding sequence ATGCCAACAAACGTAACAGCAGAATATCTAGCGGCGGAAGAGGAATACAGACAAGCTAAAACAATACCCGAAAAAATAAGGGCATTAGAGAAAATGTATGCCACTGTGCCAAAGCACAAGGGAACAGAGAAGCTCAGACTCCAAATAAAGAGAAAGCTAGCAGAGCTCAGGAAAGAACTGGAAAAGCAGCAGAGCCAACGAAAAGGGGGAGGCTATTCATTTAGCGTTAAAAAGGAAGGTGCCGCCCAGATAGTTCTCGCGGGTTTGCCAAACGTCGGAAAATCTTCACTCCTTAAGGTTCTTGCGGGCGTTGATGTGGATGTTGCCGATTATCCTTTCACGACGGTTGAGCCAATTCCGGGCATGATGAAGCACAAAGACGTTCAGATCCAACTCGTGGAAGTGCCGGGTTTGATAGAAGGAGCTGCCCTTGGTAAAGGCATGGGGACGCAGCTTTTGAGCGTCATAAGAAATGCCGATGCAATAGCTATCGTCGTCGATCTTTCTCAGGATCCAATAAAGCAGATGGAGATAATATTGAAAGAATTTGAACGTGCTGGAATAAAAATCAACAAAAGAAAGCCAAAAGTGGAGATAAAGAGAATGCCAATGGGTGGAATTGTAATCAACGGGCAGGATTTGATCCAGGGAGATATAAGCGAAGTCATGAAAATGCTTAGGGAAGAAGGCATTCACAGTGCTGAGATCACTGTAAAGGAACCTGTTACCCTTGAAGAGTTTTCAGATGCTCTTGATGAGAGCCTTGTATGGAGGAAGGCAATAATCATTGCCAACAAAGGCGATGCACCGGGGAGCAAAGAGAACTACGAAAAGCTCGTTAAAGCTTATGGGGATAGGTTTAAAATAGTGCCCGTTTCTGCGAAAAAGATGGCAAATATTGAAACTCTTAAAGAAGAGCTCTATGAACTTGCCGGTATAATAAGGGTTTTCACCAAATCGCCCGGTGAAGAGCCGGCTTATCCCCCCATAGCTCTTAAAAAAGGCTCAACCGTTCTTGATGTGGCGGAGAGAATCCATAAAGACTTCGCAAAGAACTTTAAGTATGCAAGGGTGTGGGGAAAGAGCGCAAAGTTCCCAGGGCAGAGAGTTGGGCCAGATCATGTTCTTGAAGATGGAGATATAGTTGAGATTCATGCTAGGTAA
- a CDS encoding Lrp/AsnC family transcriptional regulator, producing the protein MKGLLDEIDKEILRVLQKNSRTPLREISKRVGLAESTVYERIKKLKERGIIKKFTIILDPESLGFHLLAFILIKAKAGKYAEVAEKLIAYPEIVEIYETTGDYDMILKIRTRSSEELNDFLDKIGEIEGVVATHTMVVLKIHKETTELPL; encoded by the coding sequence ATGAAGGGACTTTTAGATGAAATTGATAAGGAAATCTTGAGGGTGCTTCAAAAAAATAGCCGTACTCCCCTAAGAGAGATATCCAAGCGAGTTGGACTTGCAGAATCAACGGTCTATGAAAGGATTAAGAAGCTGAAGGAGAGAGGAATAATAAAGAAATTCACGATTATCCTTGATCCAGAGTCCCTTGGCTTTCATCTACTGGCTTTCATATTGATAAAGGCAAAAGCTGGAAAGTATGCTGAAGTTGCCGAGAAGCTCATCGCCTATCCAGAGATAGTGGAAATTTATGAAACCACGGGCGATTACGACATGATACTCAAGATAAGAACGAGGAGCAGCGAAGAGCTCAACGACTTTCTTGATAAGATAGGGGAGATAGAAGGCGTTGTTGCGACCCATACAATGGTTGTGCTGAAGATACACAAAGAGACAACCGAGCTTCCGCTTTAA
- a CDS encoding ASCH domain-containing protein, with product MVQIRKFLLIDNSYKSKILSGKKTTTIRFGEYEAKPESEVYLVITPSDTAVAKVKITKVEKKKVKELTNQDAKKDGFKDVKELVGALNKIYGELHGDDEVTVIEFEVIKKFESGIPLKWLKGLNYRDPEEIAKLYVENSLKDSPDVDLIVKRVYSEGLKSAVRRYGPKRVRDALLKAYHKLYAEGKI from the coding sequence ATGGTTCAAATAAGGAAGTTCCTGCTGATAGATAATTCATACAAATCCAAAATACTAAGCGGAAAAAAGACCACCACGATTAGATTTGGGGAGTATGAGGCAAAACCCGAAAGCGAGGTTTATCTGGTAATAACACCAAGCGACACCGCCGTTGCAAAGGTAAAAATCACAAAAGTAGAGAAGAAAAAGGTTAAGGAGCTTACAAATCAAGATGCGAAAAAAGACGGGTTTAAGGATGTCAAAGAGCTAGTAGGTGCATTGAACAAGATATACGGGGAACTTCATGGAGATGACGAAGTGACGGTAATTGAGTTTGAGGTAATAAAGAAGTTTGAAAGTGGAATCCCCTTAAAATGGCTTAAGGGACTGAACTACAGAGATCCAGAGGAGATAGCAAAGCTCTATGTAGAAAACAGCCTAAAAGATTCTCCCGATGTTGATTTAATAGTTAAAAGGGTTTATTCCGAAGGATTAAAAAGCGCGGTGAGAAGATACGGGCCAAAGAGGGTAAGGGATGCCCTTTTGAAAGCCTATCATAAACTTTATGCAGAGGGGAAAATTTAA
- a CDS encoding TIGR02253 family HAD-type hydrolase, whose amino-acid sequence MKMIRVVFFDLDDTLVDTSRLAELARKNAIENMIQHGMPVDFDTAYNELLELINEYGSNFPHHFDYLLRRLDLKYNPKWVAAGVIAYHNTKFAHIREVKHARKTLIKLREMGYRLGIITDGNPIKQWEKVLRLDLDDFFEHMVVSDFEGVKKPHPKIYQKALKIFEVSPEEALMVGDRLYSDIYGAKRVGMHTVWFRYGKYADRELEYKEYADFKINDLLELPEILEVLKDGSNKEVPADR is encoded by the coding sequence ATTAAAATGATAAGGGTCGTGTTTTTTGATCTCGATGACACCCTTGTGGACACCTCTCGTTTAGCTGAGCTTGCCAGAAAAAACGCCATAGAAAACATGATCCAGCACGGAATGCCTGTTGATTTTGACACTGCCTATAACGAACTTTTAGAGCTCATAAACGAATACGGGAGCAATTTTCCTCATCACTTTGATTACCTTCTCAGGAGGCTTGATCTAAAATACAACCCCAAGTGGGTTGCTGCAGGGGTTATAGCCTATCACAACACCAAATTTGCCCACATAAGGGAAGTTAAGCATGCAAGAAAAACCCTCATCAAACTCAGAGAGATGGGCTATCGACTGGGCATCATAACCGATGGCAATCCAATAAAGCAGTGGGAGAAGGTTCTAAGGCTTGATCTAGATGATTTCTTTGAGCATATGGTGGTCTCAGACTTTGAAGGGGTGAAGAAGCCACATCCAAAAATATACCAAAAAGCCCTTAAGATATTTGAAGTGTCTCCGGAAGAGGCATTGATGGTGGGGGACAGGCTTTATTCAGACATCTATGGGGCAAAAAGGGTAGGAATGCACACTGTATGGTTCCGCTATGGCAAATACGCGGACAGAGAGCTTGAATATAAGGAGTACGCTGATTTCAAAATTAACGACCTCTTAGAGCTTCCGGAGATTTTAGAGGTGCTCAAGGATGGTTCAAATAAGGAAGTTCCTGCTGATAGATAA
- a CDS encoding DUF3783 domain-containing protein: protein MILVIGFEQDEVSRVREILSEFDIYEVPEYCRDWVVEEVVAKAPTFQGSGNWHWRKFVIMHNLSNEEVKKVIKGIRSQGINPIFATTTPTSLTWKLEDLLDELIREDEYFRKLREEKQKMKSFYLDIGKS, encoded by the coding sequence ATGATACTCGTAATAGGGTTTGAGCAGGATGAAGTTTCCAGGGTGAGAGAGATCTTAAGTGAGTTCGACATTTATGAGGTTCCGGAATACTGCAGGGACTGGGTTGTGGAGGAAGTTGTAGCAAAGGCCCCTACTTTCCAAGGAAGCGGCAACTGGCACTGGAGAAAGTTCGTCATAATGCACAACCTCTCAAATGAAGAGGTAAAGAAGGTTATTAAGGGGATTCGCTCTCAAGGAATTAACCCAATCTTTGCAACCACAACGCCCACATCTCTAACGTGGAAGCTTGAAGACCTTCTTGATGAGCTCATTCGAGAGGACGAATACTTTAGAAAGCTAAGAGAGGAAAAGCAAAAGATGAAATCCTTTTATCTCGACATAGGGAAAAGTTAA